DNA from Streptomyces rishiriensis:
CGCTCGCCATGCGAGCGCACCTGCACTTCTCCGGTCGGCGGCGGCAGGAGCCGGTCGACGGCCGAGGCCGACGACCGACGGCCGTCGATCAGCTACGGCGTCCGTGCGGGGAGCGAACGGCCGTTGTCGTGAGGTTCACCTTCGCCGACCGGTCAGACGGTACCGACCGGCCAGACGGCGTCTCCCAGATGCCGTTCTCCTGGTTCGGTCGTGACCGGCCGGCCTCAACCTGTGAAACCAACGGCTCCACAGGTCAGTTGAAGGTCACCGGCCCGTTGGGCGTGTCCACCGTGAACGAAAATCCCGCCGGGCCCTCGGTGAGGGCGAGGTCGGTGCCGATGGTGGTCAAGAGGGGTCGGACGTCCTCGGGGTCGGGAGCGGTGGCGGTCAGTTCCAGAAGGGGACTGACGGGCAGGCCGGAGGCGGAGGGGTGGGTCGTGCTGCCCCAGTCGATGAGGAAGGGCACGAGGCCGGACGGATGCGGGGAGCCGCCGTCGGTCAGCCGCCATCGCAGCAGGGAGCCGTCGGGGCGGCGTCTGCTCATCTCCCGTACGTCACCGGTGTCGTAGCCACGAGCACGGGCGTCCGCGACCGTCGCGTCCAGATCTGGTGGGCTGATGGCCCAGGTGATCGTCCGTGCGGCGGCGAGCGCGTCCACGCCGAAAGGGCGAGGGTAGGAAGGCGTGGGCTGTTCCGGGTCCGGGCCGATGATCTCCAGATACGCGCGATGCCCCAGGTCGACCAGACAGTTGCGGGTGCCGAGCCCGACATGCACCCCGCCCGGCGCCGGAACCACTCCCGTGCGCCGGGTGAACTCGGCGACCGTCGCTGCCAGATCGGGCGTCGCGAGAACGATGTGGTCGAGACGTGCGGGAATGGTGTTCATCCCGCCCGAGACTACGCGCCCGGTCCTCGACGGGACCGCGCATAGGGAACAACTGTACGACGTGTCGAGGCGCGAGTTCTTGGTCTGCTGGTCACGGAGGTCGTTCCCGCACGACCGGCGCGGCTGCTCATCCGAACGCTCGATGTCCGCGGTGGAGGGCCGGCGAAAGTCGACGGCGGTCGGTCTCGGGACCAGATGAACGGGGAGAAAACGCTTCCACTGACGCCTTGCGCACAGGCGTCCGACACGGATCTGGAGGTCACCTCGCTGACCGCCTCGCCGGCCTGGATGGCTGAGCAAGGGTGTAACCGGTTGCTTCGTGTTCCCACGGGCTCCACCAGTGAGCCGGGTGTCGGGTGTCGGGTGTCGGGCATCGGGCGTCGGCGCCATGGCCAGGGCCAGGGCCGGCGCCAGGGCCGGGGCCGGGAGACGCTCCGTATGCGTCCAGCGCCCGTCCGGTCGCCGAGCACGGCTCAGGAAATCCCGAACTCCCGTCCGCCTAGGCTCGTCCTCATGACCGTTCGCTTGCTCGTGTACACCCGCACAACCGATTACCGCCACGACTCCATCCCGGACGCCGTTGCCGCCGTACGCGCGTTGGGTGAGTTCGCAGTCGACCACACCGAGGACCCGGCGGCCCTGGAGGCCTCACTCGACGGGTACGCGGCCGTGGTTTTCCTCTCCACCAGCGGCGAGGTGCTGACCCCGGCCGGGCGGGAACGCCTCGCCGGTTACGTCGAGGCGGGCGGTGGTTTCGTCGGCGTGCACGCGGCGTCCTGCACCGAGTACGACTGGCCGTACTACGGCGAGCTCCTCGGCGCCCGCTTCGCCGGTCATCCCGAGTACCAGCCGGGCAAGGCGGTGATCGAGGACCACGATCATCCCGCCACCCGTTCACTGCCGGCGGTCTGGAACCTCACCGACGAGTGGTACGACTTCCGCGTCAACCCGCGCGGACGGGTACGCGTTCTCGCCGTCGCCGACGAGTCGTCGTACACGGGCGGGGGGATGGGAAGTGACCACCCGCTGGTCTGGTGCCGGGAGCAAGGCCGGGGACGCGTTTTCTACACGGCCCTCGGGCACGCCTCCCAGGCCTACGCCGACCCGCAGTTCCGTGACCATCTTGGCGGTGGCATCGCCTGGGCGGCACGGCTGCGGGACCAGTGACGTTTCTCCGGTGAACCGGTTCCGCCATTGGGGTGAGCAAAGCCTTCACATGGGGAAAGCCGCGCATCGACATAGAGATCCTTTTGTCTTCGTAAAGGGCTGTTGTGTCGCAACGGCTTTGTTGCACCTGGTGTGTTGACCCCTCGACTCCATTGGAGGAGCCGGACGGTGACTTACGGGAACAAGTTGCGGGAGCGGATCGCCGACCCGGGAACGACCCCGCTGATCGGCGTGTACGACATGTACTCGGCTTCGATCGCGGCGGATCACTACGACGGCATGTTCGTCTCGGGCTTCGGCTTCGCGGCGTCGCACTACGGACTGCCGGACATCGGTTTCATCGCCTGGCCGGACATGCTGGCGTTCGTGCAGCGGTTGCGGGGCGCGTTTCCGCAGCAGCATCTGCTGGTGGACATCGACGACGGGTACGTCGATCCGGAGGTCGCCTGTCATGTGGTGGAGGGCCTCGAGCGCATCGGGGCCTCCGGCGTGATCCTGGAGGACCAGAAGCGGCCGCGCCGGTGCGGTCACGCAGACGGCAAGCAGGTACTGCCCCTGAACGAGTACCTGGCGAAACTGGAGATGGTGCTCGCCACCCGGCGTGACATGGTCGTGGTGGCCCGTACGGACGCCACCGACGAGCACGACATCCTGCGGCGGGCCGGCACGCTCGCCGCCACCGATGCGGACGTCATCCTGGTCGACGGGGTCCGTACCGTGGAATGGATCCGCCGGATCCGTGACGTGGTGGGAAGCAAGCCGCTGCTGTTCAACCAGATCGCCGGCGGCAAGTCTCCCCGGCTCTCGCTCAGCGAGCTGTCCGACCTGGGCGTGAACGTCGCGATCTACAGCACGCCGTGTCTTTTCGCCGCGCACGCGGCGATGGACTCCGCGCTCGCCGACCTCAAGCGGGCCGACGGCCGGCTCCCCGAGGTGGACGCGGAGAGCGGCATCGGCGTGCGGGCCTCGACCGAGTTGCTGGAGCGGAACATCGCGCGCCTGCGCACCGCGCCCGAGAGCGTGAACGCGTGAGCCCGGTCGCGCCCCGGCTCAGGGCGGCGACGTTCCTGACGGCCGCCCTGCTGGGCGCCGCCGCAGCGCCGGCGGTAGCCGAAGGCAGCCTGATCACCGTGATCGACAATTCGCACGCGGACTCGATCCTCGAGGTCGACCGGGCGGCCAACGTCCAGCAGGGCAGCAGCGGCACCGCGGGCAGCGACCACGACGGAAGCGCCGTCGACATGATGGAAGCGCTGGTCGGCGCACCGGACCGGGGCGAGGACTGAGGCGAGGAGACCACCGGCCGGGAGTCATCGTGATGGTGGCGCCCGGCTCTCCGCTGTCCGTTACGCCGTGTTTCCCGGCGACCGTGCGAGCGTGCCGCCGCCAGACGACGCACCCCGCGATCGAGAAACGCACGACAGTGATGGTGACGGCGACGGCCGGGGTCCCGGTCACGGCCGTGACTCTCGTGACCTGCCGGCGCATGCGAGCGCCACGGCCCCAGCGACCGGATCACCGAACGGTCCGTCAGTCCTCTTCGGCGTGGGGACGTCCGACCTCGTCCCGTTCGATCGCCTCGGGCCCGTCGACGGGCCCGTCACCGCGATCGCTGACCGTGGCTTCGGCGGTGGCGTCCCAGGGACGGAACCGGGAGTCGCGGCCCGGGCCGTCCTGACGGTGATGAGGAGGGCGGGCGCGACGACGAGCAGGACTGTGGTGTGCGTGCTGAGGTTCATGACGGAAAAAGATCAGTAACACCGGAAGGCCACCGTTTCATGCTCCTGCTCGCCGGTGCGGCGGAGCCGTGCTCGCCCGCTCCACGAGCCGTGTCGACAACTCCGTCCGGGTCCCCTCCGGCTGCTCGCCGTCCATCATCCGCAGCAACAACCGCAACCCTGTTGCGGCCATCTCCGATAGGGGCTGGCGCACGGTGGTGAGAGCGGGGGTGGTCCACCGGGACTCCGGCAGATCGTCGAAGCCGACCACACTGACGTCGTGGGGGATCGTCAACCCCCGCTCAGCCAAGGCCAGACAGACGCCGAGGGCCATGCGGTCGGAGCAGACGAAAACGGCCGTCGGCCGCTCGGGCAGGTCGAGCAGTTCGTGCATGCGCCGGTGGGCCACCAGTTCGTCGAAGCCGCCGTTGTGCAGGTACTCCGGGCGGTACGCGAGCCCTGCCGACGCCAGGGCCGAGCGGTATCCGGCGACCCGGGCGCTGCTGCACATCTTGCGGGGCGGGCCGGCGATCACGGCGATGCGTTCGTGGCCGAGGGCAAGCAGGTGCTCGGTCGCCGTGACCCCGCCCTGCCAGTTCGCCGCACCCACCGACACCACTCCGGGCGGCGGCTCGACCACCGGGTCGATCAGCACGAAGGGGGTGTGGTGCTGCTCCAGCCAAGCGTACTGAGAGGCCGTCAACTCCGTGAGGTTGAAGAGAACTCCGGCCGATCCGCGCACGGTCAGCTTGTCCAGCCAGCCGCGCTGCGGGCGGCCCACGCGGGAGCGGGACAGGGCGGCCGAGACGACCACGTCCAGGCCCGCGTCGTGTGCCGCCTCCTCCACGCCGTGCAGCACCGCGCCCGACCAGGAACTGTCCAGCGAGTGCACGACGAGGTCGATCAACCGGGGCGGCTTGGTCGCGTCGAAGCGCGGTCTGCGCACATAACCCAGTCGGTCCAGCGCCTCCGTCACCCGCCGTCTGGTTTCGGGGGCAACATCCTCCCTGCCGTTGACCACCTTGGAGGCGGTCGGCACCGACACACCTGCCTCGCGGGCCACGACCGCCAGGGTCGGCCCGGCCGTCCCGCTCGCACTTGCCGTACGCACCATCGGGAACCACCTCTCCGGCCCGCCCGAAGGCCAGCGAAAGTTCGACCAGCGCCCTTTCGGAGCCGATACGGAAACAGACGGCTCACAGAAAGCGCTTGCTATCCTAGGGGTGCCTCGGCGAGACGTGAAGACTCCGGAAAACGCGGGATCATGAACGCAGGAACTTTCGAAACTCTCCCCGTGCTGCAACCCGGTTGACAGCGGGCGCCCCGAGGCGAGGTCGGTGCCCCGAGGTGGGAGTCGCTGTCCCGAAGCATCGAGGGGCACCGGACCGGGCCGGGTGCGCGAGTCGGATCACGCAGCAGCGCCGGAGTCGGGACTCCGGAGAATCCGGCTCTCCGAGCGGCATACAGGAAATCATTGCGCCGCTGCGAGGCGGAGAAGCGCGGTACCGCGTGGCGCGGAGGGTCTCAGGCCGCCGCATACCGGCACAGGTCGAAGGCGGCAGCCGGCAATGTTCCGAACTCCGTGTGGTGGGGCCTCCGGAGAGGCCCGCACCCCATGGACTGCACGGAGAAAACGTTTACGGAGACCGATCGATGCGTAGTCTCCGCCGACACTGTGGCTCACCGACGCCGCTTCGGCGGCTGCACCGATTCCCTTACGACGACGTGGGTGCCCAGGACCAGGTGCTCGCCCTCTCCGCTTCTGCGTCGGCCGCCGCTTCCGGCTCCCTGCCGCCGATCGGCCACCGCGCGCAGGGCGACGCGGCCCATTTCCTCGTAAGGCACGTGCACCGTGGTCAGTCGGGGAGTCAGCTGGGACGCCAGGGGAATGTCGTCGTAGCCCGTGATCGACACATCGTCCGGCACCCGCAGACCTGCCCCGCGCAGTGCCTGCATGGCTCCAGCGGCGACGATGTCGGTGCCGGCGAGCACGGCGGTGAAGTCCGGTGTCTCGTGCAGAGCCGCTCGCGCCGCGGCGTATCCGTGCTCGTCGTCGTAGGGACCGTGCCGCACCAACCCCTGGTCGAACGGCACTCCGTATGCCTCGAAGGCCCGTCTGGCGTCCCTCAACCTGCCTTGTGCAGTGGTGAGTTCAGCGGGGCCGGGCAGCATCAGGACCCTCCGGTGACCGGCTGAGAGCAGGTGGCCGGCCATGGCGTAGGCCCCGGACTCGTTGTCGTAGTCGATCGTCGTGGCCGGGACGTCCCCTTCCAGCGGCGGCCTGCCGACCAGGACGAGATGCGAACCTGCCGCGTCCAGTGAACGCGCGAACCGGGCCATACGCAGCTGGTACTCGTCGTGGTCATTGGTGCCGCCCAGCAGGATCACGGCGTCGACGCCCTGGTGGCGCATCAGGTTGACCAGTGCGAGTTCGCGTTCGGGGTCGTCTCCCGTGGTGCCGACGATCGACAGCCAGCCGCGCAGGGTGGCCGCACCCTCGACGCCCTTCGCCACGTGGGCGAACGCGGCCCCGGTGATGTCGTTGATCAGTATGGCCACCGTCGGAGTACCCCCACCGGCAAGGGAGCGGGCGTGCGCGTTGGTGACGTAGTCCAGGTCGCGGACGACCTTCATCACGCGGCGCCGCAGTTCCTCGGAGACCGGGTAGTTGCCCGACAACGCGCGGGAAACGCTTGCGACGGACACCCCCGCGCGTTCCGCCACATCCCGTATGGTCGCCCGGCCGGCCCCACCCGTCGTCCTGCGCTGACTCACGTTGCGGCTCCTTCACTGTCGTGGGCGCCGACAGGGCGCCCTGGAGGCCGCGTGCGGACCTCGCCGTAGCCTGGTCAAGGCACGGCAGGGACCCGGCCCCCCGTCGGTGCGGGAACCGTATCCCGATGGTCTGCGACGTGGGCCGGCCTGTGGATAAGCCCGGTCGTCGCCGCGGCCCGGGACGCCGACAAGGGCACGGACCTACGCCTCACGCCACCCGGTCCAAGTCTGCCTGGCGCACTTCATGGCCGAGGGGCAGCCCCTCGGCCAGGCGTTCCACCTCTTCGACGACGATGCGGCCGAGTCTTTCCAGCTCGTTTCCGAGGGAGCCGGCGATGTGCGGGGTGAGGAACACGTTCGGCAACCGGTAAAGAGGAGAGCTTGCGGGCAGTGGTTCGGGTTCGGTGACGTCCAGGACGGCATGCAGTCGGCCGGAGACCAGTTCGTCGGTGAGGGCGGAGTGGTCGACAAGGGCGCCCCGAGAGGTGTTGATCAGCACGCCGCCGTCGCGGATCAGGGCGAGGCGGGCGCGGTCGAGCATGTGGCGGGTCCCGGGGATGTCGGGCGCATGCAGGCTGACGATGTCGCTGTGGCGCAGCAGGTCTTCAAGGGAGAACAGCCGCGCTCCGAGTTCGGCGGCCTCTGCCGCGTCCACGTACGGGTCGTGCAGGAGCACCTCGAAGTCGTACGGGCGCAGAAGTGCGAGGAGGCGGCGCCCTACCCGCGAGGCGCCGATGACACCGATCCGGCGGCCGAGGTTTCCGGTGGTCGCGGTTTCGGCGGGCGTCGGCTGGGCGTGGGTGCGGCGGAAACGCTCCCGGTGGACGAAGGCGTTCTTTCCGGCGAGGAGGATCATCGCGAGTGTGTACTCGGCGACCGGGACGGCGTTGCCGATCACCGCGCTGGAGACGGTCACCCCCCGGCCCCACAATGCCTCTCCGACCAGGGAACGCACCGAGCCCGCAGCGTGCAGGACCGTACGGAGCCGGGGCGTGGCACGGAGGATGTCCGCATCGAGGTGGGGACAACCCCAGCCGGTGATCAGGATCTCGGCGGCGGCCAAGGGCGACGCCGCAGCGGGATCGGCGAAATCCCTTACGACAAACGCTGGATCGATCTCGGCCACCTGCCGTAGCCGGGCCACGAGCGGCGGGGGAAACAACAGGGGAAGGTGCACCGGATCCATGGCGAACACGGCCCTGGGGAGCTGAGCGCTGGGCATGACTCTCCTGAGGTGCGGGGAAACGTTTTCTGAGAACGCTTTCTACCGTAGATCTGGCGCAGAGGCGGGGTCAATCAATGAGGTGGGGGATCGCCGGGGTGGAAACTGTTCGGGGCGGTTTCCATGTAAAGGGCTGCCTGTCATGGGCAGTTGGACGGCCGGGGTAACTCGGCTCCGTCGGATGCGAGGGCTGTTCCAGGACGCGCCTGGGCGGTCGCCTCGATGCACGCAGGTGATGTCCGCAGGCGGTGTAGCGACCCGCGGAAGACGAGGAAGTATCTGGGACGACGGGTCAGAGAAATTTCGTCACCCTTCACCGACGCAACCGCCGCCTACCGCAACGACCAGCTCGGATTGCCGCACCCTCCCGTACGCCGAACAGCCCTGCCACAGGCTTGTGCACCGGAATACCGCGCACAGGTGTGGTGATCTGGTCGTACCAAGCGTGAGCGCGGTGAAGGGCTGGTGAGCAGATGGCAGGAGGCCCGACGGACCCACGGGCCGGGGTCCAGGCGGACCCCGAGCACGATCCCGTGGTCACGCCCCCCTGCGGGGCCGTACGCGGCAGGTACGAGAACGGCATCGCCGTCTTCCGCGGGATCCCCTACGCGGCACCTCCCTTCGGGGTCCGAAGGTTCCGGCCTCCTGTCCCACCCGCGCCCTGGGACGGGGTGCGCGACGCGGGAGCCTTCGGCGCAACGTCGCCGAAACCGCCGTACTCCGAGGCCTTCGCCCCGTACCTGTCCGACCCCGTGGTGGCGGGCGACGACTGCCTCAACCTCAATGTCTGGACGCCCGAGCCCGGCCCCGCCGCCCGGCTGCCTGTCCTGGTCTGGCTGCATGGCGGCACCCTGACCAGGGGATCGTCGGCAATGCCGGTGTGCGACGGACGGAACTTCGCCCGCGATGGAATCGTTTTCGTCTCGATCAACTACCGGCTGGGCGTGGAGGGCTACGGATTCTTCCCGGACGCCCCCGCCAATCCCGGCCTGCGGGATCAGCTTGCCGCGCTGGAATGGGTGCACCGCGCGATCAGGGCCTTCGGCGGCGACCCCGACAGGGTCACCCTGGCGGGACAGTCCGCCGGAGCCATCAGCGTCGGCGCCCTGATCGCCGCTCCGCGGGCACAGGGCCTGTTCCGCCAGGCCATCCTCCAGAGTGGAGCGCCGGAGGCCTTCGAACGGCACAGGGTCCGGCGCATGGTCCGCCGTATGGCGACCCGGCTGAAGGTGCCCGCCACCGCCGAGGCCTTCGCCGCCGTCGACCGGGATCTGCTGCTGCGTACCCAGGCGGAGGCCGGCAGGCTCAGCAGCCCCGTCCTCGGCGGGCCCGCGTTCGGCATCGTCGTCGACGGCGACCTCGTCCCGCGCGACCCTCTCCTGGCACTCGTCGAAGGGGACGCGGCCGTCGGAACCGACCTCCTCCTGGGCTGGACCCGGGACGAGCACCGGCTGTGGCTGGTCCCGGGGGGACTGATGGAGCGCGTCGACCGGCTGGGTCCCGTCGCCCTCGCCGCCGCGATGGCGCGTTGCCGCTGCGGCCGCGAGGTGCCGCGTGGCTACCGTGCCCTGCACCCCGAAGCCCGAACCGCCGAGATCGTCGGCCAGATGGTCACCGACAACCTGTTGCGCAACCCCCTGCAACAGATGGCCGAAGCCCGTTCCGGCCCGTCCTACGTCTACGAGTTCGCCTGGCCCTCGTTCAGGCCCGGGCTCGGCGCCTGCCACGGCCTCGAGCTCGGCTTCGTCTTCGACACCGGCGGGACGGCCGAGTCCGCGAAACTGGCAGGGGACGGCGCGCCGCAGGAACTCGCCGACGCCATGCACGGAGCGTGGACGCGCTTCGTCGCCACGGGCGCGCCCGGCTGGGAGGCATGGGGGCCGACGCACCCTGTGCGGATCTTCGGTGAGGTGGACAGCGGGCGGTATGAGGGCGACGGTATCGCGCATGAGGTCGACGGTATGTCGCATACCGCGTACGGACCGCGGGACCGTGAGCGGGCCTTGTGGGCAGTGGAGGCAGCCGCCGTTCCCTCAGGAGATCCCGTCGATGAGACGACGACGCCCGACCCCCT
Protein-coding regions in this window:
- a CDS encoding VOC family protein is translated as MNTIPARLDHIVLATPDLAATVAEFTRRTGVVPAPGGVHVGLGTRNCLVDLGHRAYLEIIGPDPEQPTPSYPRPFGVDALAAARTITWAISPPDLDATVADARARGYDTGDVREMSRRRPDGSLLRWRLTDGGSPHPSGLVPFLIDWGSTTHPSASGLPVSPLLELTATAPDPEDVRPLLTTIGTDLALTEGPAGFSFTVDTPNGPVTFN
- a CDS encoding ThuA domain-containing protein translates to MTVRLLVYTRTTDYRHDSIPDAVAAVRALGEFAVDHTEDPAALEASLDGYAAVVFLSTSGEVLTPAGRERLAGYVEAGGGFVGVHAASCTEYDWPYYGELLGARFAGHPEYQPGKAVIEDHDHPATRSLPAVWNLTDEWYDFRVNPRGRVRVLAVADESSYTGGGMGSDHPLVWCREQGRGRVFYTALGHASQAYADPQFRDHLGGGIAWAARLRDQ
- a CDS encoding isocitrate lyase/PEP mutase family protein, whose protein sequence is MTYGNKLRERIADPGTTPLIGVYDMYSASIAADHYDGMFVSGFGFAASHYGLPDIGFIAWPDMLAFVQRLRGAFPQQHLLVDIDDGYVDPEVACHVVEGLERIGASGVILEDQKRPRRCGHADGKQVLPLNEYLAKLEMVLATRRDMVVVARTDATDEHDILRRAGTLAATDADVILVDGVRTVEWIRRIRDVVGSKPLLFNQIAGGKSPRLSLSELSDLGVNVAIYSTPCLFAAHAAMDSALADLKRADGRLPEVDAESGIGVRASTELLERNIARLRTAPESVNA
- a CDS encoding LacI family DNA-binding transcriptional regulator — translated: MVRTASASGTAGPTLAVVAREAGVSVPTASKVVNGREDVAPETRRRVTEALDRLGYVRRPRFDATKPPRLIDLVVHSLDSSWSGAVLHGVEEAAHDAGLDVVVSAALSRSRVGRPQRGWLDKLTVRGSAGVLFNLTELTASQYAWLEQHHTPFVLIDPVVEPPPGVVSVGAANWQGGVTATEHLLALGHERIAVIAGPPRKMCSSARVAGYRSALASAGLAYRPEYLHNGGFDELVAHRRMHELLDLPERPTAVFVCSDRMALGVCLALAERGLTIPHDVSVVGFDDLPESRWTTPALTTVRQPLSEMAATGLRLLLRMMDGEQPEGTRTELSTRLVERASTAPPHRRAGA
- a CDS encoding LacI family DNA-binding transcriptional regulator, whose protein sequence is MSQRRTTGGAGRATIRDVAERAGVSVASVSRALSGNYPVSEELRRRVMKVVRDLDYVTNAHARSLAGGGTPTVAILINDITGAAFAHVAKGVEGAATLRGWLSIVGTTGDDPERELALVNLMRHQGVDAVILLGGTNDHDEYQLRMARFARSLDAAGSHLVLVGRPPLEGDVPATTIDYDNESGAYAMAGHLLSAGHRRVLMLPGPAELTTAQGRLRDARRAFEAYGVPFDQGLVRHGPYDDEHGYAAARAALHETPDFTAVLAGTDIVAAGAMQALRGAGLRVPDDVSITGYDDIPLASQLTPRLTTVHVPYEEMGRVALRAVADRRQGAGSGGRRRSGEGEHLVLGTHVVVRESVQPPKRRR
- a CDS encoding hydroxyacid dehydrogenase codes for the protein MPSAQLPRAVFAMDPVHLPLLFPPPLVARLRQVAEIDPAFVVRDFADPAAASPLAAAEILITGWGCPHLDADILRATPRLRTVLHAAGSVRSLVGEALWGRGVTVSSAVIGNAVPVAEYTLAMILLAGKNAFVHRERFRRTHAQPTPAETATTGNLGRRIGVIGASRVGRRLLALLRPYDFEVLLHDPYVDAAEAAELGARLFSLEDLLRHSDIVSLHAPDIPGTRHMLDRARLALIRDGGVLINTSRGALVDHSALTDELVSGRLHAVLDVTEPEPLPASSPLYRLPNVFLTPHIAGSLGNELERLGRIVVEEVERLAEGLPLGHEVRQADLDRVA
- a CDS encoding carboxylesterase/lipase family protein, with amino-acid sequence MAGGPTDPRAGVQADPEHDPVVTPPCGAVRGRYENGIAVFRGIPYAAPPFGVRRFRPPVPPAPWDGVRDAGAFGATSPKPPYSEAFAPYLSDPVVAGDDCLNLNVWTPEPGPAARLPVLVWLHGGTLTRGSSAMPVCDGRNFARDGIVFVSINYRLGVEGYGFFPDAPANPGLRDQLAALEWVHRAIRAFGGDPDRVTLAGQSAGAISVGALIAAPRAQGLFRQAILQSGAPEAFERHRVRRMVRRMATRLKVPATAEAFAAVDRDLLLRTQAEAGRLSSPVLGGPAFGIVVDGDLVPRDPLLALVEGDAAVGTDLLLGWTRDEHRLWLVPGGLMERVDRLGPVALAAAMARCRCGREVPRGYRALHPEARTAEIVGQMVTDNLLRNPLQQMAEARSGPSYVYEFAWPSFRPGLGACHGLELGFVFDTGGTAESAKLAGDGAPQELADAMHGAWTRFVATGAPGWEAWGPTHPVRIFGEVDSGRYEGDGIAHEVDGMSHTAYGPRDRERALWAVEAAAVPSGDPVDETTTPDPLLGKTPRGTELKSAMRRLRRAGGARGR